One genomic segment of Pelagerythrobacter marensis includes these proteins:
- a CDS encoding tetratricopeptide repeat protein → MRGKGIFLLLALMVAGCQESEPRQPPLMEARALLERGDGLGGEIALRRLLDGGTPDEELAAYLGQAELLQGNTGAARRWLEEGAFSADTRGHGFRMLGRLEMAEGNLAAAGSAFDRALQSMPDDPELWVDIGRLRYRGGEQSQAVDASKKAVDLGPQNVVALTFRGQLVRDAYGMEAALPWFEAALEIEPSDADVLAEYAATLGELGRTREMLSTTRDLAAATPGDSRVPLFQAVLAARAGEFGLAHDILGRGADPRRMSAAGALMAAVADLEAGNPASAAQTFDRLLRAQPDNRRLRHLLVRALHLAGNDRELVYRFADDARSESADRYLVQMVGRAYEALGERKSAAPFLERATQDSANGLVVLRSTIPPDVAAARGGGTGAETRNLVRALIGDGRSKAAVAAAEAFRSRVAGSADAAGLAGDAYLAAGQPKAALDRYRAAAEIRRPWPLVRRMVAALNAVDSRAEAAWLVDSQLASEPANREALAMAAWMAFDSGWIERGQALLRRAIELGGSRDPVLLSLAADRALRSGEQDEAMRFAMKAYRLQRRNAAAGRALAQALRATGNGAAADAVQAGS, encoded by the coding sequence ATGAGGGGCAAGGGCATCTTCCTGCTGCTCGCGCTGATGGTTGCTGGCTGCCAGGAATCTGAACCGCGGCAACCTCCGCTGATGGAGGCGCGTGCGCTGCTGGAGCGGGGGGATGGGCTGGGTGGCGAGATTGCGCTTCGCCGTCTGCTGGATGGCGGTACGCCCGACGAGGAACTGGCCGCCTATCTGGGGCAAGCCGAGTTATTGCAGGGCAATACCGGTGCGGCTCGCAGATGGCTGGAAGAGGGCGCGTTCTCGGCCGATACTCGTGGACACGGTTTCCGCATGCTGGGCCGGCTGGAGATGGCGGAAGGAAACCTTGCCGCTGCCGGTTCGGCATTCGACCGCGCTTTGCAAAGCATGCCGGACGATCCTGAACTGTGGGTCGATATCGGGCGTCTCCGTTATCGCGGGGGCGAACAGTCCCAGGCTGTCGATGCCAGCAAGAAGGCGGTCGACCTTGGCCCGCAGAATGTGGTGGCGCTGACATTCAGGGGGCAACTGGTGCGCGATGCCTATGGCATGGAAGCCGCGTTGCCCTGGTTCGAAGCTGCGCTGGAAATTGAACCGAGCGACGCGGATGTGCTGGCCGAGTATGCAGCGACACTGGGGGAACTGGGCCGAACCCGCGAAATGCTGTCGACTACCCGCGACCTGGCCGCAGCGACGCCGGGCGATTCGAGGGTGCCGCTGTTTCAGGCGGTCCTAGCGGCGCGTGCGGGAGAATTCGGGCTGGCGCACGACATCCTGGGGCGGGGCGCCGATCCAAGGCGCATGAGTGCCGCCGGGGCGCTGATGGCAGCAGTCGCTGATCTGGAAGCGGGCAATCCTGCAAGCGCAGCTCAAACATTCGACAGGCTGCTACGCGCGCAGCCCGATAACCGACGTCTCCGCCACTTGCTGGTCCGTGCGCTGCATCTGGCTGGGAACGATCGCGAGCTGGTCTATCGGTTCGCCGACGATGCCCGCTCCGAAAGCGCCGATCGCTATCTCGTGCAAATGGTGGGCCGTGCGTATGAAGCGCTGGGAGAGCGAAAGAGTGCAGCGCCATTTCTGGAACGGGCGACGCAGGATAGCGCAAATGGATTGGTGGTACTGCGATCAACGATCCCGCCTGACGTCGCCGCGGCAAGGGGCGGCGGCACTGGTGCCGAAACGCGAAACCTGGTCCGTGCGCTAATCGGCGATGGTCGTTCCAAGGCAGCAGTTGCCGCGGCGGAGGCCTTCCGCAGCCGGGTAGCGGGATCGGCCGACGCAGCAGGTCTGGCTGGCGATGCCTATCTGGCAGCCGGTCAGCCGAAAGCAGCCCTGGACCGGTATCGCGCCGCTGCAGAGATTCGCCGACCGTGGCCGCTGGTGCGGCGCATGGTGGCGGCGCTGAATGCTGTGGATAGCAGAGCCGAAGCAGCATGGTTGGTCGACAGCCAACTCGCCAGCGAACCCGCCAATCGGGAAGCTCTTGCCATGGCCGCATGGATGGCGTTCGACAGCGGGTGGATCGAGCGGGGCCAGGCACTGTTGCGCCGTGCGATCGAGCTAGGGGGATCGCGCGATCCGGTTCTTCTCTCGCTCGCAGCCGACCGCGCCCTGCGTTCGGGGGAGCAAGACGAGGCGATGCGCTTTGCCATGAAGGCGTATCGCCTGCAGCGCAGAAACGCCGCTGCAGGGCGAGCGCTCGCCCAGGCACTGCGCGCCACCGGAAATGGCGCAGCGGCAGACGCAGTGCAGGCGGGTTCCTGA
- the prsR gene encoding PEP-CTERM-box response regulator transcription factor: MAKDKPRLLVVEDDQGLQAQLKWAYDDFEVVCAGDREAALAALRSEEPAVVTLDLGLPPDPDGVTEGFALLDAIMELKPDTKVIVASGHGARQSALDAIAHGAYDFYGKPVDIDDLGLIVRRAYQLWQIERENARLSLRVGEDKTVLGGLITAAPEMLKVARMIERVANTGVSVMLLGASGTGKELLARGLHAASDRAEGRFVAINCAAIPETLLEAELFGHEKGAFTGAIKATEGKIEQAHGGTLFLDEVGDIPLALQVKLLRFLQERQIERIGGRKAIDVDTRIVCATHQNLEAMIGEGRFREDLFYRLAEIVVKIPALAERAGDATLLATAFVKRFATEMNPAIRGFAPDALAAIDSWGWPGNVRELENRVKRAVIMADGKLISAADLDLEEALDEGDLPLNIKSARERSDRRVIRHALARSEGNISQAAKLLGISRPTLYDLLKQYDLQG, from the coding sequence ATGGCGAAAGACAAACCCCGGCTGCTGGTCGTGGAGGACGATCAGGGCCTGCAAGCTCAGTTGAAATGGGCTTACGACGATTTCGAGGTGGTCTGCGCCGGCGACCGCGAAGCGGCACTTGCCGCGCTTCGATCGGAAGAGCCTGCAGTCGTGACACTCGATCTTGGCCTTCCGCCGGACCCGGACGGTGTGACCGAAGGGTTCGCACTGCTCGATGCGATCATGGAACTGAAGCCCGATACCAAGGTGATCGTGGCTTCGGGTCACGGCGCCCGGCAGAGCGCACTCGATGCGATCGCACACGGCGCTTATGACTTTTACGGCAAGCCGGTCGATATCGACGACCTCGGCCTGATCGTGCGCCGTGCCTACCAGCTGTGGCAGATCGAGCGCGAGAACGCTCGCCTTTCGCTGCGTGTTGGCGAGGACAAGACGGTGCTCGGCGGATTGATTACCGCGGCGCCGGAAATGCTGAAAGTCGCCCGAATGATCGAGCGCGTGGCGAACACCGGGGTTTCCGTCATGCTGCTGGGGGCGAGCGGAACCGGCAAGGAGCTGCTGGCGCGCGGTCTGCACGCGGCGAGTGATCGGGCCGAAGGCCGCTTTGTCGCGATAAACTGCGCTGCGATCCCGGAAACCCTGCTGGAAGCCGAGCTGTTCGGTCACGAGAAGGGGGCCTTTACCGGCGCGATCAAGGCCACTGAAGGGAAGATCGAACAGGCGCACGGCGGCACGCTGTTTCTGGATGAAGTCGGCGACATCCCGCTGGCCTTGCAGGTCAAGCTGCTGCGCTTTCTGCAGGAGCGCCAGATCGAAAGAATCGGCGGGCGCAAGGCGATTGATGTCGATACCCGGATCGTCTGTGCCACACACCAGAATCTCGAGGCGATGATAGGCGAGGGGCGCTTTAGGGAAGATCTGTTCTATCGCCTGGCCGAAATCGTCGTGAAGATCCCTGCTCTCGCCGAACGCGCGGGAGACGCGACTTTGCTGGCGACCGCCTTCGTCAAGCGTTTCGCGACGGAAATGAACCCGGCGATCAGGGGATTCGCCCCCGACGCACTAGCTGCGATCGACAGCTGGGGCTGGCCTGGAAATGTCCGCGAGCTTGAAAACCGGGTCAAACGGGCCGTGATCATGGCCGATGGCAAGCTGATCAGCGCGGCCGATCTCGATCTGGAGGAAGCCCTCGATGAAGGCGATCTGCCGCTCAATATCAAGAGCGCACGGGAGCGGTCCGATCGGCGGGTCATCCGGCACGCATTGGCGCGGAGCGAGGGGAATATCTCGCAAGCGGCTAAGCTGCTCGGGATCAGCCGGCCGACGCTGTACGACCTTCTGAAGCAGTACGATCTGCAAGGCTGA
- the prsK gene encoding XrtA/PEP-CTERM system histidine kinase PrsK, which translates to MIPLGSSGWQFVGFFFHLACALACTIAGYWLLRHPQVTIPHRWWTLCALSLTAIWSLVVAALGAGHLLAVTASAARDIAWVFVLYRLFAADGRHQLTQPVRPVVAALTLVILLQAAVAAAAAFIGPDALPDHSSPLFGIVALLHILVAVGALVLAHNLYVGASPALRPLLRWPAGALTGFWAYQLNLFTIAYLGGAVDGLLAFEGLIAGLVGALLVFGGSAQVEGRRLSPSRTVAFRTLSLVIIGAYLLVMAIVAGSLSLLGDGLQRLTQVALVFAAMALALHWLPSRKLRGWWRVTVIKHLFEHRYDYRAEWLRFTRTIGRIPGNEGEAEDLSHRAVRAMANVVESPSGLLFAPDEDGAFVLAGRWNWPDIAVPPQPIPPQLAEAIARSDRIVDLDRNREESDDFVLPCWLADRADVWAVVPLLHFERLQAVIVLSRPALPRRLDWEDFDLLRIIGRQLASYLAERAKHEALLEARQFDEFSRRIAFVMHDVKNLASQLSLLARNAELHGDNPAFRADMLVTLRNSADKLNALIARLGRYRTGDRIGLDRVELDEVARRVVGGTGRGGRVTTLGTPGIAVLGNSEALEQAIAHLVQNAIEASEAGTPVYLDFSTDGVRARIDVVDSGEGMSSQFVRDRLFKPFVSSKSAGFGIGAYEARELVRAMGGRIDVDSRFGVGTRFSISLPVFAAAELARLANDSVAAGAKGT; encoded by the coding sequence GTGATACCGCTCGGGTCCTCCGGCTGGCAGTTCGTCGGCTTCTTCTTCCATCTGGCATGTGCGCTTGCCTGCACAATCGCCGGCTACTGGTTGCTGCGCCATCCGCAGGTCACGATACCGCATCGCTGGTGGACGCTCTGCGCGCTTTCGCTCACGGCGATCTGGTCGCTCGTCGTTGCTGCGCTGGGGGCGGGGCACCTGCTTGCTGTCACAGCCTCCGCAGCGCGCGATATTGCCTGGGTATTCGTGCTCTATCGTCTCTTCGCCGCCGACGGACGGCACCAGCTGACGCAACCGGTTCGCCCGGTCGTCGCCGCGCTGACGCTGGTGATTCTGTTGCAAGCGGCGGTCGCTGCGGCGGCGGCATTCATTGGACCGGACGCACTGCCCGATCACAGCTCGCCCTTGTTCGGAATCGTGGCCCTGCTGCATATTCTGGTCGCGGTGGGCGCGCTGGTTCTTGCCCACAATCTCTATGTCGGGGCATCGCCCGCGCTGCGCCCTTTGCTGCGCTGGCCTGCCGGTGCGCTGACCGGGTTCTGGGCTTACCAGCTCAATCTGTTCACCATCGCCTATCTGGGCGGAGCGGTCGACGGGTTGCTCGCGTTCGAGGGGCTGATTGCAGGACTGGTCGGGGCGCTCCTGGTTTTTGGGGGAAGCGCACAGGTGGAGGGCCGCCGCCTCAGCCCCTCGCGCACAGTTGCGTTCCGCACGCTCTCCCTGGTGATAATCGGTGCTTATCTGCTTGTCATGGCGATCGTCGCCGGATCGTTGAGTCTGTTGGGCGACGGCCTGCAACGCCTGACGCAAGTTGCCCTGGTGTTCGCCGCGATGGCGCTGGCTCTTCACTGGCTGCCGTCGCGCAAATTGCGGGGCTGGTGGCGGGTGACCGTGATCAAGCATCTGTTCGAACACCGCTATGATTATCGTGCAGAATGGCTTCGGTTCACTCGCACGATCGGCCGGATCCCGGGGAACGAGGGGGAGGCCGAAGACCTCTCCCACCGTGCCGTTCGCGCAATGGCCAATGTCGTGGAGAGCCCTTCGGGCCTGTTGTTCGCGCCGGATGAAGATGGCGCGTTCGTGCTCGCCGGGCGCTGGAACTGGCCTGATATCGCAGTGCCCCCGCAACCGATTCCGCCTCAGCTTGCAGAGGCGATCGCTCGCTCCGACCGGATCGTCGATCTTGATCGGAACCGTGAGGAATCGGACGACTTTGTCCTACCCTGCTGGCTCGCCGATAGGGCGGATGTCTGGGCCGTTGTACCGCTGCTGCACTTTGAACGGCTCCAGGCCGTCATCGTGCTTTCGCGCCCAGCATTGCCGCGTCGGCTCGACTGGGAAGACTTCGATCTGCTGCGGATTATCGGCCGGCAGCTGGCAAGCTATCTGGCCGAACGCGCCAAGCACGAAGCGTTGCTGGAAGCGCGCCAGTTCGACGAGTTCAGCCGCCGCATCGCCTTTGTGATGCACGATGTGAAAAACCTCGCCAGTCAGCTGTCCCTTCTGGCTCGAAACGCGGAACTTCACGGGGACAATCCGGCCTTTCGCGCGGATATGCTGGTGACGCTGCGAAACAGTGCGGACAAGCTCAATGCGTTGATCGCGCGGCTCGGGCGCTATCGAACCGGTGACCGGATTGGGCTGGATCGCGTCGAACTGGATGAAGTGGCGCGGCGTGTCGTTGGCGGGACGGGGCGGGGCGGCCGGGTGACCACGCTCGGTACGCCGGGGATCGCGGTTCTCGGCAACTCCGAAGCACTGGAACAGGCAATCGCGCACCTCGTACAGAACGCGATCGAGGCGAGCGAAGCGGGGACGCCGGTCTATCTCGATTTCTCGACCGATGGTGTGCGCGCCCGGATCGACGTGGTCGATTCGGGCGAAGGTATGTCGTCGCAATTCGTACGCGATCGGCTGTTCAAGCCGTTCGTTTCGTCCAAGTCGGCTGGCTTCGGCATCGGCGCCTACGAAGCGCGCGAACTGGTGCGGGCAATGGGCGGCCGGATCGACGTCGATTCCCGGTTTGGCGTTGGAACCCGATTTTCGATCAGCCTGCCCGTGTTCGCCGCTGCCGAACTCGCTCGCCTGGCAAACGACAGCGTCGCGGCGGGCGCGAAAGGGACATGA